In one Bifidobacteriaceae bacterium genomic region, the following are encoded:
- a CDS encoding AMP-dependent synthetase/ligase, with the protein MKVSSTPVLAPPNPDESIADLLLERRDRDPAAPIIEVRDGDGWAPMSVHDFLGSVEALAKGLIAAGIGHGDRVGIMARTSAEWTQFDYALWFIGAAGVPIYETSSADQARWIVEDGGLAAVVCETADHAEIVRAVYQGPLWILDDAAIPALVEKGQTVSDAVLAGRREAVRGDDLAALIYTSGTTGRPKGVELTHLNFTTAARNASAALDWICHPGSRTILFLPLAHVFARVINVIALFAGSIVAYSPDTKTLIKDFSSFRPTFLLVVPRVLEKVYNAAEASTGGGVKLKLFRWAAKVAIVSSRERDSRGGFTPARRVQYAIAKQLVFRKLTKMMGGQLLYAVSGGAPLGERLGHFFRGIGLTVYEGYGLTETSAPTAVNRQKVNKIGTVGPPLPGQTVAVAEDGEILSKGFHIFRGYRNDPDATAAALADGWFHTGDIGSLDENGYLTITGRRKELIVTASGKNVVPATLEDRLRGHPLVSQVVVVGDQRPFIAALITLDEEMIPGWLASHGKSPLTIEQARIDPDIRASLARAVARTNQAVSRAESIREFRILGVDFTEENGYLTPSLKVKRSLVLADFAEEVEFLYAEAAARRANAANAK; encoded by the coding sequence GTGAAGGTTTCATCAACGCCCGTCTTGGCCCCCCCAAATCCCGACGAGTCGATCGCCGATCTCCTTCTGGAACGCCGCGACCGCGACCCCGCAGCGCCCATCATAGAGGTGCGGGACGGGGACGGTTGGGCGCCCATGTCGGTCCACGATTTCCTCGGCTCCGTCGAGGCCCTCGCCAAGGGGCTGATCGCCGCCGGCATTGGCCACGGCGACCGGGTCGGGATCATGGCCCGCACATCGGCCGAGTGGACCCAGTTCGACTACGCCTTGTGGTTCATAGGGGCCGCGGGGGTGCCCATCTACGAGACCTCGTCCGCCGACCAGGCCCGATGGATCGTCGAGGACGGCGGTTTGGCCGCCGTCGTTTGCGAGACCGCCGACCACGCGGAGATCGTCCGCGCCGTCTACCAGGGTCCGCTCTGGATTTTGGACGATGCCGCCATCCCGGCTTTGGTGGAAAAGGGCCAGACGGTGTCCGATGCCGTCTTGGCCGGGCGCCGCGAGGCCGTCAGGGGAGACGACCTGGCCGCCTTGATTTACACCTCCGGGACGACGGGGCGGCCCAAAGGGGTTGAACTGACCCACCTCAACTTCACCACCGCCGCCCGCAACGCCTCCGCCGCGCTGGACTGGATCTGCCATCCTGGCTCCCGAACCATCCTCTTCCTCCCGTTGGCCCACGTCTTCGCCCGCGTCATCAACGTGATCGCCCTATTCGCCGGATCGATCGTGGCCTACTCCCCGGACACCAAGACCTTGATCAAGGACTTCTCCTCCTTCCGGCCCACCTTTCTCCTGGTGGTCCCCCGGGTGCTGGAGAAGGTTTACAACGCCGCCGAGGCCTCCACCGGCGGCGGCGTCAAGCTGAAGCTGTTCCGCTGGGCCGCCAAAGTGGCGATCGTCTCCTCGCGGGAGCGGGACTCCCGCGGCGGCTTCACGCCCGCCCGGCGTGTCCAGTACGCGATCGCCAAACAACTGGTCTTCCGCAAGCTCACCAAGATGATGGGCGGCCAGTTGCTGTACGCCGTGTCCGGCGGCGCCCCCCTGGGGGAACGCCTGGGACACTTCTTCCGGGGCATTGGCCTGACCGTCTACGAGGGCTACGGGCTGACCGAGACCTCCGCGCCCACCGCGGTCAACCGCCAAAAGGTCAACAAGATCGGCACCGTGGGGCCGCCGCTGCCCGGCCAGACGGTGGCGGTCGCCGAGGACGGCGAGATCCTGTCCAAAGGCTTCCACATTTTCCGGGGCTACCGGAACGATCCAGACGCCACCGCCGCCGCGCTCGCGGACGGCTGGTTCCACACGGGGGACATCGGCTCGCTGGACGAGAACGGCTACCTGACCATCACCGGCCGACGCAAGGAATTGATCGTCACGGCCAGCGGCAAGAACGTGGTGCCCGCGACCCTCGAAGACCGCTTGCGGGGCCACCCCCTGGTCTCGCAAGTCGTCGTGGTGGGCGACCAGCGCCCCTTCATCGCCGCGCTCATCACGTTGGACGAGGAGATGATCCCCGGCTGGTTGGCCAGCCACGGCAAGTCCCCGCTGACCATTGAGCAGGCCCGGATCGACCCGGATATCCGGGCCTCCCTGGCCCGCGCGGTCGCCCGGACCAACCAGGCCGTCTCCAGGGCGGAGTCAATCCGCGAGTTTCGGATTCTGGGGGTGGACTTCACCGAGGAGAACGGCTACCTGACGCCGTCGCTGAAGGTCAAACGGTCCTTGGTGCTCGCGGACTTCGCGGAGGAGGTCGAGTTCCTCTACGCGGAGGCCGCCGCCAGGCGGGCCAACGCGGCCAACGCCAAGTAG